In Polyodon spathula isolate WHYD16114869_AA chromosome 11, ASM1765450v1, whole genome shotgun sequence, one genomic interval encodes:
- the LOC121322717 gene encoding uncharacterized protein LOC121322717 isoform X13, producing MGTQGSGRKRIPNRERLTAEDDALNLIAREAESRLAAKRAARAEAREIRMKELERQQKEIYQVQKKYYGLDNKWGDIEQWMEDSERYSRRARRNTSMSDDDERMSVGSRGSLRSDFDSTAVYGGAGSPKDKPKKKSSKATNGFDEGYHGSTQSRKSSRSSRHSDESRRSQSSRQEHLLGNHYSSDLYSNSGLSSSSRAQSSAQNGTRPSMLCSDALLPRSLRGSLYEESVHSGTRRFSASSSRAPSEYSGFPGSSSRASSRASSARASPVLLEDSSSIAGFLRSSAHSSSSSVRSDLDDVTIPDFPDVEERPERDFAEKGSRSASTLSAATLASLGGSSSRRGSGDTSISADTEASIREIKDIHELKDQIQDVESRYMQGLKEMKDSLAEVEEKYRKAMVSNAQLDNEKSNFMFQVDTMKDSLMELEEQLAETRRELDEKVKEHERERHAHSVLKFQFNEMKENLRQSEELLAKHGIVLGAELTSNGEVGDAVLDSTVHTDSVKRSASDSTPVLQTPRDGLIGKATAVEMKISLLADVGNKEILQSAGDKAEKQESWDDDAETQEGHVGEKAQENLAENEQSASMPDDDTLNDPGDVQQREQSDISSQTVEPDSTLGSNTLAWSSVDDGDDINENDIDEHSPVLELTYSVDDGSLEADSLIAEGEIMRERETEAINRGGEGGKEVVQVITGPDDEVEDETEQALSDKEAETTEKGNSDGQQSVQSAEEMRIEGGETKTQEESLDSNKEECATGSAVTEKVSDEENELAQDPIEKAVEANCIGEERVQKADDTHIEGKEIQEEGNVKQVIEEAEIKGLVKDDVFGDKNAQKAEHKIAQSPPEKSDENNCTGEEGVQTAEDTNIEGKETQEGSRTNLEGSTATEGEVKQAAETVEVKGLVKGEVLGERDAIYEQGAIDELVKEKEPGASTANEEKAEHEIAPGPTEKVVEANCTGEERVQTAEDTNIEGNETQKETIDRTNVKQVTEKVEAEGLAVDKVLDEEKVIPEQGEIDKLMENKEPGASTGSEEKVEHEIAQGPTEKVEEKVNHAGEDIVRSAEAIHTKGAQDENIDSTDIMEMTVTEGDVRQVTEKVGDESLVQLEKTGITGECQEELDSDVVKSKDASSCEAQTEHEEQEGVTMETKAEQIEEHEHESGEIEDSEKALQSIAIDEPETSCNDSTVMEEVTVGSNVQAGNEKKELVSLEPETKQEEEVLPRDTMTPTVVHHEPDSEDKGVSEEALQHRSEDEPEVSCESGTTNNNVERVTDENDSKENYGDMTASCVVQEDDQGEVSIPLEDKGGDIEEVKNEIGNSSQKDEGEGLKQDDLKKEDSEKKVQSQKTTEDQNEEDKLENETNLESHTAAEQSVEGIANVETVQENIMDRVIDQGTGDDVKEEPLFGGEGQKVISEDYIEMIEEETRTVNKELKGTESRNVGLAVVKDVVGSKRETVAQFEICVEKVGAELDHQDNLDEKIHPKNLETVGTVTEDSKPSENSELLPADKVASQSTVQVETLKDEKINQGLEPAVTVADNIKSECMFPNGSEQEKTDVSKETAETVIQQTTADLSGCAISEEMDIAEKKVDAFHLEKERESKDQQPQHEHQDEAQEVKQEEAVEEKSVEKVENIPDDIQEQEQVPAKEEKQDETQLTQKEVQEEKGETEKEEEKDNEEDEEGESFDFDDEVGQDLEESDQKVCLEDPLKQKQTQQQGAETNDSSPVTKTGSQDKEQRSEKGDADQLKTNDSESEKTGGEQNQKELEEVCSSGSQESVKESGERGQQGEDGTEQGNIGRGLEKELGESIKRRSMFEDSVGESVGQKPDSAQGKEDSNSGSTEDLGKQDAAKGSKKGKGKNKDECQIS from the exons GCGGAGTCCCGTTTGGCTGCGAAGCGAGCTGCACGGGCGGAGGCACGGGAGATCAGAATGAAGGAGCTGGAGAGACAGCAGAAAGAG ATCTATCAGGTTCAGAAG AAATATTACGGTCTGGACAACAAATGGGGCGATATCGAGCAGTGGATG GAAGACAGTGAGAGGTACTCCCGCCGAGCACGGAGAAACACCTCG ATGTCCGATGATGATGAGCGAATGTCCGTGGGCAGCCGTGGCAGCCTGAGG TCAGACTTCGACAGCACTGCTGTCTATGGAGGG GCTGGCTCACCCAAGGACAAGCCCAAGAAGAAGAGTTCTAAAGCC ACCAATGGTTTTGATGAAGGGTACCATGGATCTACTCAGAGTAGAAAGTCTAGTAGG AGCTCAAGGCACAGCGATGAGAGTAGGAGATCACAGTCATCCAGACAGGAGCACCTGCTG GGGAATCACTACTCCTCGGACCTGTACAGTAACAGCggcctctcctcctcctccagggCCCAGTCTTCAGCTCAAAATGGAACGcgg CCTTCCATGCTTTGTAGTGACGCCCTTCTGCCTCGGAGCCTCAGG GGCTCCCTGTACGAGGAGAGTGTGCACAGCGGGACGCGCCGCTTTAGTGCCTCTAGCTCTCGAGCT CCCTCGGAATACAGTGGTTTCCCGGGCTCCAGCTCCCGTGCTTCCTCCCGGGCAAGCTCGGCCCGTGCCAGCCCTGTG CTGCTGGAGGACTCCAGCTCCATAGCAGGATTCCTGCGCAGCTCggctcacagcagcagcagcagtgtgcgGAGTGACCTGGATGACGTCACCATTCCTGACTTCCCAGAC GTTGAAGAAAGACCGGAGAGGGACTTTGCTGAAAAG GGATCCCGCAGCGCTTCCACCCTGTCAGCTGCTACTCTTGCCTCTTTGGGCGGGTCTTCCTCCCGGAGAGGAAGTGGAGACACCTCGATCTCAGCCGATACAGAAGCCTCAATCCGAGAGATTAAG GATATTCATGAGCTAAAGGACCAGATTCAGGATGTGGAGAGCAGATACATGCAGGGGCTCAAAGAAATGAAG GACTCCCTGGCCGAGGTCGAGGAGAAGTACAGGAAGGCCATGGTGTCCAACGCCCAGCTGGACAACGAGAAGTCCAACTTCATGTTCCAGGTGGACACCATGAAGGACTCTCTGATGGAGCTGGAGGAGCAGCTGGCCGAGACGAGGAGAGAGTTAGACGAGAAGGTCAAG GAACATGAAAGAGAACGACACGCCCACTCTGTGTTGAAATTCCAGTTTAACGAGATGAAAGAAAACCTTAGACAAAGTGAAGAATTGTTAGCT AAACATGGGATAGTTCTAGGCGCAGAGCTGACAAGCAATGGAGAAGTGGGCGACGCAGTTCTTGACAGCACAGTCCACACTGACTCTGTGAAACGATCAGCGTCAGACTCCACTCCGGTTCTGCAGACTCCTAGGGATGGGCTGATTG GCAAAGCCACGGCGGTGGAGATGAAAATTTCGCTTTTGGCGGATGTTGGAAATAAAGAGATCTTGCAGAGTGCCGGGGACAAGGCTGAAAAGCAGGAGAGCTGGGATGACGATGCTGAGACACAGGAAGGGCATGTCGGTGAAAAAGCACAAGAGAATTTGGCTGAAAATGAACAGTCAGCATCAATGCCTGATGACGACACACTAAATGACCCAGGGGATGTTCAGCAACGGGAGCAGAGTGACATTTCCAGTCAGACCGTAGAGCCTGACAGTACCTTAGGCAGTAATACACTTGCTTGGAGCTCAGTTGATGATGGAGATGACATAAATGAAAATGACATTGACGAGCACAGTCCAGTTCTTGAGCTGACATACAGTGTAGACGATGGAAGTTTAGAGGCCGACAGTCTGATAGCAGAAGGAGAGATCATGAGAGAGAGGGAAACGGAAGCGATTAACAGGGGGGGTGAAGGAGGCAAGGAAGTGGTGCAGGTAATAACAGGACCCGATGATGAGGTGGAAGATGAGACTGAGCAAGCCCTTTCCGATAAAGAAGCTGAAACTACTGAAAAGGGTAATAGTGATGGTCAACAAAGTGTTCAGAGTGCAGAGGAGATGAGAATAGAGGGTGGTGAGACTAAAACCCAAGAAGAAAGCTTAGACAGTAACAAGGAAGAGTGTGCAACAGGGAGTGCTGTCACTGAAAAAGTTTCAGATGAAGAGAATGAACTTGCTCAGGATCCTATAGAAAAGGCTGTTGAGGCTAATTGTATTGGTGAGGAAAGAGTTCAGAAAGCCGACGATACCCATATTGAAGGCAAAGAAATACAAGAGGAGGGTAATGTAAAGCAAGTAATAGAAGAAGCAGAAATCAAAGGCTTGGTAAAAGATGATGTTTTTGGTGACAAGAATGCGCAAAAGGCTGAACATAAAATTGCTCAGAGTCCTCCAGAAAAAAGTGATGAGAATAATTGTACTGGTGAGGAAGGAGTTCAGACTGCCGAGGATACCAATATAGAAGGCAAAGAAACACAAGAGGGAAGCAGAACAAATCTTGAGGGAAGTACAGCAACAGAGGGTGAAGTAAAACAAGCAGCAGAAACAGTAGAGGTTAAAGGGTTGGTAAAAGGTGAAGTTTTGGGTGAGAGGGATGCGATTTATGAGCAGGGAGCAATAGATGAATTGGTGAAGGAAAAGGAGCCAGGTGCAAGTACAGCAAATGAGGAAAAGGCTGAACATGAAATTGCTCCTGGACCTACAGAAAAAGTTGTTGAGGCTAATTGTACTGGTGAGGAAAGAGTGCAGACTGCCGAGGATACCAATATCGAAGGCAATGAAACACAAAAGGAAACCATAGACCGCACAAATGTGAAACAAGTAACAGAAAAAGTAGAGGCTGAAGGTTTGGCAGTGGACAAAGTTTTGGATGAAGAGAAGGTGATTCCTGAGCAAGGAGAAATAGATAAATTAATGGAGAACAAGGAGCCAGGGGCAAGTACAGGATCTGAGGAAAAGGTTGAACATGAAATTGCTCAGGGTCCTACAGAAAAAGTTGAAGAAAAAGTAAATCATGCTGGTGAGGATATAGTTAGGAGTGCTGAGGCTATCCATACAAAAGGAGCACAAGATGAAAACATAGACAGCACAGATATTATGGAAATGACAGTGACAGAAGGTGATGTAAGACAGGTAACAGAAAAAGTAGGGGATGAAAGTTTGGTTCAGTTAGAAAAGACAGGCATTACAGGTGAGTGCCAAGAGGAGTTGGATAGTGATGTAGTGAAGAGCAAAGATGCGAGTTCATGTGAGGCTCAGACGGAGCACGAGGAACAGGAAGGGGTTACCATGGAAACTAAAGCAGAGCAAATAGAAGAACATGAGCATGAATCCGGGGAGATTGAGGATAGTGAAAAGGCCCTACAAAGTATTGCAATTGATGAACCAGAGACTTCATGCAATGACAGCACAGTCATGGAGGAGGTGACTGTGGGATCAAATGTCCAGGCTGGCAATGAGAAAAAAGAATTAGTTTCTTTAGAGCCTGAAACAAAGCAGGAAGAAGAGGTCCTACCAAGAGATACAATGACCCCAACCGTTGTCCATCATGAGCCGGATTCAGAGGACAAAGGTGTAAGTGAGGAAGCCTTACAACACAGATCTGAGGATGAACCAGAAGTTAGTTGTGAAAGTGGCACAACCAACAACAATGTAGAAAGAGTGACTGATGAGAATGACAGTAAAGAAAACTATGGAGATATGACAGCTTCATGTGTTGTACAAGAAGATGACCAAGGAGAAGTCTCAATACCTCTGGAAGATAAGGGTGGAGATATTGAGGAAGTCAAGAATGAGATAGGCAACAGCAGCCAAAAAGATGAAGGAGAAGGACTTAAACAAGACGACTTGAAGAAGGAAGATTctgaaaagaaagtgcagagtCAGAAAACAACTGAAGACCAAAACGAAGAAGATAAACTTGAAAATGAAACCAATTTAGAAAGTCACACTGCAGCAGAGCAGAGTGTTGAAGGAATAGCAAATGTTGAAACTGTACAGGAAAATATCATGGATAGGGTCATAGATCAAGGGACTGGAGATGATGTAAAAGAGGAACCTTTGTTTGGTGGAGAGGGTCAAAAAGTAATTTCAGAAGACTACATTGAGATGATTGAAGAAGAAACGAGAACTGTAAACAAGGAATTGAAGGGAACAGAGAGTCGAAACGTAGGGCTAGCGGTTGTTAAAGATGTTGTTGGGTCTAAGAGAGAAACAGTAGCTCAGTTTGAAATCTGTGTGGAGAAAGTAGGTGCTGAACTTGACCACCAAGACAATTTAGATGAAAAAATACACCCTAAGAACCTTGAAACAGTTGGCACTGTCACAGAAGATAGTAAACCCAGTGAAAACTCTGAACTGTTACCAGCAGACAAAGTGGCTTCACAAAGTACCGTACAAGTAGAGACCCTTAAAGATGAGAAAATCAATCAAGGTCTTGAGCCAGCAGTCACAGTGGCAGATAATATCAAATCAGAATGCATGTTCCCTAATGGCAGTGAGCAGGAGAAAACTGATGTTAGCAAAGAGACAGCTGAAACAGTCATTCAGCAAACTACAGCTGATTTAAGCGGATGTGCTATATCGGAGGAAATGGATATTGCTGAGAAGAAAGTCGATGCATTTCATttggagaaagaaagagagagtaAAGACCAGCAGCCTCAACATGAACACCAAGACGAGGCCCAGGAAGTGAAGCAAGAGGAAGCGGTAGAAGAAAAGAGTGTGGAAAAAGTAGAGAACATTCCTGACGACATCCAAGAACAAGAGCAAGTACCTGCTAAAGAGGAAAAGCAGGATGAGACACAGCTCACACAAAAGGAAGTTCAAGAGGAGAAAGGTGAGACAGAGAAGGAGGAAGAAAAGGACaatgaggaagatgaggaaggaGAGTCATTCGACTTTGATGATGAAGTGGGACAGGATTTGGAAGAGTCGGATCAGAAAGTTTGCCTAGAAGATCCACTTAAGCAGAAACAGACACAGCAACAGGGTGCTGAAACAAACGATAGTAGTCCTGTGACCAAGACTGGTAGTCAAGATAAAGAACAAAGAAGTGAGAAGGGAGATGCAGATCAGCTTAAAACTAACGATTCAGAAAGTGAAAAGACAGGGGGAGAGCAAAACCAAAAGGAATTGGAGGAGGTTTGTTCTTCTGGTAGTCAGGAAAGTGTGAAGGAGTCGGGAGAGAGAGGGCAGCAGGGTGAGGACGGGACAGAGCAAGGAAACATAGGGAGGGGGCTCGAGAAGGAGCTGGGAGAGAGTATAAAAAGGCGAAGTATGTTTGAAGACAGTGTAGGGGAATCCGTGGGGCAGAAGCCAGACAGCGCACAGGGTAAGGAGGATAGCAATTCAGGAAGTACTGAGGATCTTGGAAAGCAAGATGCAGCCAAGGGGAGTAAGAAAGGAAAGGGGAAAAATAAGGATGAGTGTCAGATATCATGA
- the LOC121322717 gene encoding uncharacterized protein LOC121322717 isoform X1: protein MGTQGSGRKRIPNRERLTAEDDALNLIAREAESRLAAKRAARAEAREIRMKELERQQKEIYQVQKKYYGLDNKWGDIEQWMEDSERYSRRARRNTSMSDDDERMSVGSRGSLRSDFDSTAVYGGAGSPKDKPKKKSSKATNGFDEGYHGSTQSRKSSRSSRHSDESRRSQSSRQEHLLGNHYSSDLYSNSGLSSSSRAQSSAQNGTRPSMLCSDALLPRSLRGSLYEESVHSGTRRFSASSSRAPSEYSGFPGSSSRASSRASSARASPVLLEDSSSIAGFLRSSAHSSSSSVRSDLDDVTIPDFPDVEERPERDFAEKGSRSASTLSAATLASLGGSSSRRGSGDTSISADTEASIREIKDIHELKDQIQDVESRYMQGLKEMKDSLAEVEEKYRKAMVSNAQLDNEKSNFMFQVDTMKDSLMELEEQLAETRRELDEKVKEHERERHAHSVLKFQFNEMKENLRQSEELLAEIRQLKLKQESSVREVSDLQETIEWKDKKIGALERQKEYFDVIRTERDELRDEIVLLKDVIKKHGIVLGAELTSNGEVGDAVLDSTVHTDSVKRSASDSTPVLQTPRDGLIGKATAVEMKISLLADVGNKEILQSAGDKAEKQESWDDDAETQEGHVGEKAQENLAENEQSASMPDDDTLNDPGDVQQREQSDISSQTVEPDSTLGSNTLAWSSVDDGDDINENDIDEHSPVLELTYSVDDGSLEADSLIAEGEIMRERETEAINRGGEGGKEVVQVITGPDDEVEDETEQALSDKEAETTEKGNSDGQQSVQSAEEMRIEGGETKTQEESLDSNKEECATGSAVTEKVSDEENELAQDPIEKAVEANCIGEERVQKADDTHIEGKEIQEEGNVKQVIEEAEIKGLVKDDVFGDKNAQKAEHKIAQSPPEKSDENNCTGEEGVQTAEDTNIEGKETQEGSRTNLEGSTATEGEVKQAAETVEVKGLVKGEVLGERDAIYEQGAIDELVKEKEPGASTANEEKAEHEIAPGPTEKVVEANCTGEERVQTAEDTNIEGNETQKETIDRTNVKQVTEKVEAEGLAVDKVLDEEKVIPEQGEIDKLMENKEPGASTGSEEKVEHEIAQGPTEKVEEKVNHAGEDIVRSAEAIHTKGAQDENIDSTDIMEMTVTEGDVRQVTEKVGDESLVQLEKTGITGECQEELDSDVVKSKDASSCEAQTEHEEQEGVTMETKAEQIEEHEHESGEIEDSEKALQSIAIDEPETSCNDSTVMEEVTVGSNVQAGNEKKELVSLEPETKQEEEVLPRDTMTPTVVHHEPDSEDKGVSEEALQHRSEDEPEVSCESGTTNNNVERVTDENDSKENYGDMTASCVVQEDDQGEVSIPLEDKGGDIEEVKNEIGNSSQKDEGEGLKQDDLKKEDSEKKVQSQKTTEDQNEEDKLENETNLESHTAAEQSVEGIANVETVQENIMDRVIDQGTGDDVKEEPLFGGEGQKVISEDYIEMIEEETRTVNKELKGTESRNVGLAVVKDVVGSKRETVAQFEICVEKVGAELDHQDNLDEKIHPKNLETVGTVTEDSKPSENSELLPADKVASQSTVQVETLKDEKINQGLEPAVTVADNIKSECMFPNGSEQEKTDVSKETAETVIQQTTADLSGCAISEEMDIAEKKVDAFHLEKERESKDQQPQHEHQDEAQEVKQEEAVEEKSVEKVENIPDDIQEQEQVPAKEEKQDETQLTQKEVQEEKGETEKEEEKDNEEDEEGESFDFDDEVGQDLEESDQKVCLEDPLKQKQTQQQGAETNDSSPVTKTGSQDKEQRSEKGDADQLKTNDSESEKTGGEQNQKELEEVCSSGSQESVKESGERGQQGEDGTEQGNIGRGLEKELGESIKRRSMFEDSVGESVGQKPDSAQGKEDSNSGSTEDLGKQDAAKGSKKGKGKNKDECQIS from the exons GCGGAGTCCCGTTTGGCTGCGAAGCGAGCTGCACGGGCGGAGGCACGGGAGATCAGAATGAAGGAGCTGGAGAGACAGCAGAAAGAG ATCTATCAGGTTCAGAAG AAATATTACGGTCTGGACAACAAATGGGGCGATATCGAGCAGTGGATG GAAGACAGTGAGAGGTACTCCCGCCGAGCACGGAGAAACACCTCG ATGTCCGATGATGATGAGCGAATGTCCGTGGGCAGCCGTGGCAGCCTGAGG TCAGACTTCGACAGCACTGCTGTCTATGGAGGG GCTGGCTCACCCAAGGACAAGCCCAAGAAGAAGAGTTCTAAAGCC ACCAATGGTTTTGATGAAGGGTACCATGGATCTACTCAGAGTAGAAAGTCTAGTAGG AGCTCAAGGCACAGCGATGAGAGTAGGAGATCACAGTCATCCAGACAGGAGCACCTGCTG GGGAATCACTACTCCTCGGACCTGTACAGTAACAGCggcctctcctcctcctccagggCCCAGTCTTCAGCTCAAAATGGAACGcgg CCTTCCATGCTTTGTAGTGACGCCCTTCTGCCTCGGAGCCTCAGG GGCTCCCTGTACGAGGAGAGTGTGCACAGCGGGACGCGCCGCTTTAGTGCCTCTAGCTCTCGAGCT CCCTCGGAATACAGTGGTTTCCCGGGCTCCAGCTCCCGTGCTTCCTCCCGGGCAAGCTCGGCCCGTGCCAGCCCTGTG CTGCTGGAGGACTCCAGCTCCATAGCAGGATTCCTGCGCAGCTCggctcacagcagcagcagcagtgtgcgGAGTGACCTGGATGACGTCACCATTCCTGACTTCCCAGAC GTTGAAGAAAGACCGGAGAGGGACTTTGCTGAAAAG GGATCCCGCAGCGCTTCCACCCTGTCAGCTGCTACTCTTGCCTCTTTGGGCGGGTCTTCCTCCCGGAGAGGAAGTGGAGACACCTCGATCTCAGCCGATACAGAAGCCTCAATCCGAGAGATTAAG GATATTCATGAGCTAAAGGACCAGATTCAGGATGTGGAGAGCAGATACATGCAGGGGCTCAAAGAAATGAAG GACTCCCTGGCCGAGGTCGAGGAGAAGTACAGGAAGGCCATGGTGTCCAACGCCCAGCTGGACAACGAGAAGTCCAACTTCATGTTCCAGGTGGACACCATGAAGGACTCTCTGATGGAGCTGGAGGAGCAGCTGGCCGAGACGAGGAGAGAGTTAGACGAGAAGGTCAAG GAACATGAAAGAGAACGACACGCCCACTCTGTGTTGAAATTCCAGTTTAACGAGATGAAAGAAAACCTTAGACAAAGTGAAGAATTGTTAGCT GAAATTCGGCAGCTGAAACTGAAGCAGGAGAGCTCTGTTAGAGAGGTTTCAGACTTGCAGGAAACCATCGAATGGAAGGATAAAAAGATAGGG GCGTTAGAGAGGCAGAAGGAATATTTTGATGTAATCCGGACTGAGCGTGATGAGCTCAGAGATGAGATTGTCCTGCTCAAGGATGTAATAAAG AAACATGGGATAGTTCTAGGCGCAGAGCTGACAAGCAATGGAGAAGTGGGCGACGCAGTTCTTGACAGCACAGTCCACACTGACTCTGTGAAACGATCAGCGTCAGACTCCACTCCGGTTCTGCAGACTCCTAGGGATGGGCTGATTG GCAAAGCCACGGCGGTGGAGATGAAAATTTCGCTTTTGGCGGATGTTGGAAATAAAGAGATCTTGCAGAGTGCCGGGGACAAGGCTGAAAAGCAGGAGAGCTGGGATGACGATGCTGAGACACAGGAAGGGCATGTCGGTGAAAAAGCACAAGAGAATTTGGCTGAAAATGAACAGTCAGCATCAATGCCTGATGACGACACACTAAATGACCCAGGGGATGTTCAGCAACGGGAGCAGAGTGACATTTCCAGTCAGACCGTAGAGCCTGACAGTACCTTAGGCAGTAATACACTTGCTTGGAGCTCAGTTGATGATGGAGATGACATAAATGAAAATGACATTGACGAGCACAGTCCAGTTCTTGAGCTGACATACAGTGTAGACGATGGAAGTTTAGAGGCCGACAGTCTGATAGCAGAAGGAGAGATCATGAGAGAGAGGGAAACGGAAGCGATTAACAGGGGGGGTGAAGGAGGCAAGGAAGTGGTGCAGGTAATAACAGGACCCGATGATGAGGTGGAAGATGAGACTGAGCAAGCCCTTTCCGATAAAGAAGCTGAAACTACTGAAAAGGGTAATAGTGATGGTCAACAAAGTGTTCAGAGTGCAGAGGAGATGAGAATAGAGGGTGGTGAGACTAAAACCCAAGAAGAAAGCTTAGACAGTAACAAGGAAGAGTGTGCAACAGGGAGTGCTGTCACTGAAAAAGTTTCAGATGAAGAGAATGAACTTGCTCAGGATCCTATAGAAAAGGCTGTTGAGGCTAATTGTATTGGTGAGGAAAGAGTTCAGAAAGCCGACGATACCCATATTGAAGGCAAAGAAATACAAGAGGAGGGTAATGTAAAGCAAGTAATAGAAGAAGCAGAAATCAAAGGCTTGGTAAAAGATGATGTTTTTGGTGACAAGAATGCGCAAAAGGCTGAACATAAAATTGCTCAGAGTCCTCCAGAAAAAAGTGATGAGAATAATTGTACTGGTGAGGAAGGAGTTCAGACTGCCGAGGATACCAATATAGAAGGCAAAGAAACACAAGAGGGAAGCAGAACAAATCTTGAGGGAAGTACAGCAACAGAGGGTGAAGTAAAACAAGCAGCAGAAACAGTAGAGGTTAAAGGGTTGGTAAAAGGTGAAGTTTTGGGTGAGAGGGATGCGATTTATGAGCAGGGAGCAATAGATGAATTGGTGAAGGAAAAGGAGCCAGGTGCAAGTACAGCAAATGAGGAAAAGGCTGAACATGAAATTGCTCCTGGACCTACAGAAAAAGTTGTTGAGGCTAATTGTACTGGTGAGGAAAGAGTGCAGACTGCCGAGGATACCAATATCGAAGGCAATGAAACACAAAAGGAAACCATAGACCGCACAAATGTGAAACAAGTAACAGAAAAAGTAGAGGCTGAAGGTTTGGCAGTGGACAAAGTTTTGGATGAAGAGAAGGTGATTCCTGAGCAAGGAGAAATAGATAAATTAATGGAGAACAAGGAGCCAGGGGCAAGTACAGGATCTGAGGAAAAGGTTGAACATGAAATTGCTCAGGGTCCTACAGAAAAAGTTGAAGAAAAAGTAAATCATGCTGGTGAGGATATAGTTAGGAGTGCTGAGGCTATCCATACAAAAGGAGCACAAGATGAAAACATAGACAGCACAGATATTATGGAAATGACAGTGACAGAAGGTGATGTAAGACAGGTAACAGAAAAAGTAGGGGATGAAAGTTTGGTTCAGTTAGAAAAGACAGGCATTACAGGTGAGTGCCAAGAGGAGTTGGATAGTGATGTAGTGAAGAGCAAAGATGCGAGTTCATGTGAGGCTCAGACGGAGCACGAGGAACAGGAAGGGGTTACCATGGAAACTAAAGCAGAGCAAATAGAAGAACATGAGCATGAATCCGGGGAGATTGAGGATAGTGAAAAGGCCCTACAAAGTATTGCAATTGATGAACCAGAGACTTCATGCAATGACAGCACAGTCATGGAGGAGGTGACTGTGGGATCAAATGTCCAGGCTGGCAATGAGAAAAAAGAATTAGTTTCTTTAGAGCCTGAAACAAAGCAGGAAGAAGAGGTCCTACCAAGAGATACAATGACCCCAACCGTTGTCCATCATGAGCCGGATTCAGAGGACAAAGGTGTAAGTGAGGAAGCCTTACAACACAGATCTGAGGATGAACCAGAAGTTAGTTGTGAAAGTGGCACAACCAACAACAATGTAGAAAGAGTGACTGATGAGAATGACAGTAAAGAAAACTATGGAGATATGACAGCTTCATGTGTTGTACAAGAAGATGACCAAGGAGAAGTCTCAATACCTCTGGAAGATAAGGGTGGAGATATTGAGGAAGTCAAGAATGAGATAGGCAACAGCAGCCAAAAAGATGAAGGAGAAGGACTTAAACAAGACGACTTGAAGAAGGAAGATTctgaaaagaaagtgcagagtCAGAAAACAACTGAAGACCAAAACGAAGAAGATAAACTTGAAAATGAAACCAATTTAGAAAGTCACACTGCAGCAGAGCAGAGTGTTGAAGGAATAGCAAATGTTGAAACTGTACAGGAAAATATCATGGATAGGGTCATAGATCAAGGGACTGGAGATGATGTAAAAGAGGAACCTTTGTTTGGTGGAGAGGGTCAAAAAGTAATTTCAGAAGACTACATTGAGATGATTGAAGAAGAAACGAGAACTGTAAACAAGGAATTGAAGGGAACAGAGAGTCGAAACGTAGGGCTAGCGGTTGTTAAAGATGTTGTTGGGTCTAAGAGAGAAACAGTAGCTCAGTTTGAAATCTGTGTGGAGAAAGTAGGTGCTGAACTTGACCACCAAGACAATTTAGATGAAAAAATACACCCTAAGAACCTTGAAACAGTTGGCACTGTCACAGAAGATAGTAAACCCAGTGAAAACTCTGAACTGTTACCAGCAGACAAAGTGGCTTCACAAAGTACCGTACAAGTAGAGACCCTTAAAGATGAGAAAATCAATCAAGGTCTTGAGCCAGCAGTCACAGTGGCAGATAATATCAAATCAGAATGCATGTTCCCTAATGGCAGTGAGCAGGAGAAAACTGATGTTAGCAAAGAGACAGCTGAAACAGTCATTCAGCAAACTACAGCTGATTTAAGCGGATGTGCTATATCGGAGGAAATGGATATTGCTGAGAAGAAAGTCGATGCATTTCATttggagaaagaaagagagagtaAAGACCAGCAGCCTCAACATGAACACCAAGACGAGGCCCAGGAAGTGAAGCAAGAGGAAGCGGTAGAAGAAAAGAGTGTGGAAAAAGTAGAGAACATTCCTGACGACATCCAAGAACAAGAGCAAGTACCTGCTAAAGAGGAAAAGCAGGATGAGACACAGCTCACACAAAAGGAAGTTCAAGAGGAGAAAGGTGAGACAGAGAAGGAGGAAGAAAAGGACaatgaggaagatgaggaaggaGAGTCATTCGACTTTGATGATGAAGTGGGACAGGATTTGGAAGAGTCGGATCAGAAAGTTTGCCTAGAAGATCCACTTAAGCAGAAACAGACACAGCAACAGGGTGCTGAAACAAACGATAGTAGTCCTGTGACCAAGACTGGTAGTCAAGATAAAGAACAAAGAAGTGAGAAGGGAGATGCAGATCAGCTTAAAACTAACGATTCAGAAAGTGAAAAGACAGGGGGAGAGCAAAACCAAAAGGAATTGGAGGAGGTTTGTTCTTCTGGTAGTCAGGAAAGTGTGAAGGAGTCGGGAGAGAGAGGGCAGCAGGGTGAGGACGGGACAGAGCAAGGAAACATAGGGAGGGGGCTCGAGAAGGAGCTGGGAGAGAGTATAAAAAGGCGAAGTATGTTTGAAGACAGTGTAGGGGAATCCGTGGGGCAGAAGCCAGACAGCGCACAGGGTAAGGAGGATAGCAATTCAGGAAGTACTGAGGATCTTGGAAAGCAAGATGCAGCCAAGGGGAGTAAGAAAGGAAAGGGGAAAAATAAGGATGAGTGTCAGATATCATGA